In Mycolicibacterium aubagnense, the DNA window CCCGCCAACCCCACCTGACACTACGGCGCGGCATGCTCCTGCTGCGCCGCCGCCAACAGCTCGCGGGCATGCGCGCGACCACTGTCGGTGTCGCCGAGCCCGGCCAGCATGCGGGCCAACTCGGCGACCCGGTCGTCATCTTCGAGGCGGACCACCCTGCTCGACTTCGGGCCGCTCTCCACCACCAGATGCACGTCACCGTAGGCCGCGACCTGCGGCAGGTGGGTCACGACGATGACCTGATGCGTGCGAGCCAGGCGCGCCAGCCGCTTGCCGATCTGCACCGCGGCGCGGCCACCGACACCGGCATCGACCTCGTCGAACACCATCGTGGTGCCCACCGAATTCGTGCGCGATGCGACCAGCACCACTTCGAGCGCCAGCATCACGCGCGACAACTCACCGCCCGATGCACTCTTGGCCAGCGGCAGCACGTCAGAACCGCTGTGCGGCGTGAAACCGAACTCGACGGCGTCGACGCCGTCATGGCCCGCATGTACGGCAGTGCCGTCCGGCAAGGTCAGCGGTGCGCTGTCGTCGGCGCGCGCCTCCAGCGGCGACACCGCGATGCTGAAGCCGGCCCCGCCCATCGCCAGCCCCGCGAGCTCGGCGGTCACCGCCTTCGCCAGGGACTTCGCTGCCTTGGTACGTGCCTTGGTGACCTCGGCGGCGGCGAGCACGACCTTGTCGTGCCGTTCGTCGACCTGCTTCTGCAGTTCAGCCAGCGCCTCTTCGGAGACGTCGAGCGAAGACAGCCGCTGCCGGGCGTCGGCAGCCCACTGCAACACCCCGTCGATATCCGCGGCGTACTTGCGGGTGAGGTTGCGCAGCTCGGCCTGACGAGCCAGTTTTGTTTCCAAAGTACTTGCGTCACTGGGCAACTCGGACAGGTAGTCACCGAGCTCACCGGACACGTCGCCGAGCACCGCCAGCGCCTCACTCAGCCGGTCACCGAGCGCGCGCAGCGCCGAGTCGTCCGTCGCCGACAACACCGACTTGGCCTGTGCCGCGGCATCGAGTGCC includes these proteins:
- the recN gene encoding DNA repair protein RecN, producing MLTEIRIEALGAISAATAEFGRGLTVLTGETGTGKTMVVTSLHLLGGARADPSRVRSGSARAVVEGRFTTTELGDGVSERVDEILEASGADRDDDGSVIAARSVSKDGPSRAFLGGRSVPAKSLATFTTELLALHGQNDQLRLMRPDEQRGALDRYVDVTGLLAKYRKLRDEWLTARRDLIDRRRRARDLAMEADRLQFGLNEIDTVAPEAGEDDALVADIRRLSELDALRDAAQTARAALSGELGDGPSDDAASALDAAAQAKSVLSATDDSALRALGDRLSEALAVLGDVSGELGDYLSELPSDASTLETKLARQAELRNLTRKYAADIDGVLQWAADARQRLSSLDVSEEALAELQKQVDERHDKVVLAAAEVTKARTKAAKSLAKAVTAELAGLAMGGAGFSIAVSPLEARADDSAPLTLPDGTAVHAGHDGVDAVEFGFTPHSGSDVLPLAKSASGGELSRVMLALEVVLVASRTNSVGTTMVFDEVDAGVGGRAAVQIGKRLARLARTHQVIVVTHLPQVAAYGDVHLVVESGPKSSRVVRLEDDDRVAELARMLAGLGDTDSGRAHARELLAAAQQEHAAP